The following are from one region of the Coffea eugenioides isolate CCC68of chromosome 2, Ceug_1.0, whole genome shotgun sequence genome:
- the LOC113759866 gene encoding pentatricopeptide repeat-containing protein At1g62350-like has translation MFFYRDMLMMLARNKRVDEARRVWDDLKREGMLFDQHTFGDLIRAFLDSGLPKEAMDIYEKMRLSPDPLLSLPYRVILKGLLPYPELREKIKDDFSELFPNMIVYDPPEDLFDDQQWEKDDVDG, from the coding sequence ATGTTCTTCTACAGGGATATGCTAATGATGCTAGCGAGAAATAAAAGGGTAGACGAAGCCAGGAGAGTGTGGGATGACTTAAAGAGGGAAGGCATGCTTTTTGATCAGCATACCTTTGGTGACCTCATTAGGGCCTTCTTAGACAGTGGACTACCGAAGGAAGCAATGGACATATACGAGAAAATGAGGCTATCTCCTGATCCCCTGCTATCATTGCCTTATAGAGTGATCTTGAAGGGGCTCCTCCCATATCCAGAATtgagggaaaaaataaaagatgacTTCTCAGAACTTTTTCCTAATATGATTGTTTACGACCCACCTGAGGACTTATTTGATGATCAACAATGGGAAAAGGACGATGTAGATGGATGA